In Roseomonas fluvialis, one genomic interval encodes:
- a CDS encoding class I SAM-dependent methyltransferase, protein MSAAADLREQLARLLGMDDAALADGLPALLAQYPDLLKAALARIDHKPIVRSIVGSPLRVLPVMRPQPPIADEYRECGLAASALQRLIERYSFDTVLDVGSGAGRHARVLAAHGKTVTKMDFGVSVYFKKETDGSTTIVGDVNEIELDQTFDCVWASHVLEHQRNPGRFLEKLKRCLAPDGLLCVTVPPAKLELVGGHVSLWTPGHLAYHLVLAGFDCSRAEIFQHGYNISAFVRNSTIELPPLHYDTGDIGRLRPYLPRGFNESMDSSRATTE, encoded by the coding sequence GTGAGCGCCGCAGCAGACCTGCGCGAGCAGCTTGCCCGACTGCTCGGGATGGATGACGCCGCCCTTGCCGACGGCCTGCCGGCACTGCTGGCGCAGTACCCCGATCTCCTGAAGGCGGCGCTCGCGCGGATCGACCACAAGCCGATCGTGCGGAGCATCGTTGGCTCGCCGCTGCGCGTGCTGCCCGTGATGCGGCCGCAGCCGCCCATCGCCGATGAATACCGCGAGTGCGGGCTGGCCGCTTCGGCGTTGCAGCGCCTGATTGAGCGCTACAGCTTCGACACGGTGCTCGACGTGGGTTCCGGTGCCGGCCGTCACGCGCGGGTACTCGCGGCGCACGGCAAGACCGTGACGAAGATGGACTTCGGCGTAAGCGTCTACTTCAAGAAGGAGACCGACGGCTCGACGACCATCGTGGGCGACGTGAACGAGATCGAGCTCGACCAGACCTTCGACTGCGTCTGGGCGTCGCATGTGCTCGAGCACCAGCGCAACCCGGGACGCTTCCTCGAGAAGCTCAAGCGCTGCCTGGCGCCGGACGGGCTCCTGTGCGTGACGGTTCCCCCGGCGAAGCTCGAGCTGGTGGGCGGGCACGTGTCGCTCTGGACGCCGGGGCATCTCGCCTACCATCTGGTGCTGGCCGGCTTCGACTGCTCCAGAGCCGAGATTTTCCAGCACGGCTACAACATCTCGGCCTTCGTCCGGAACAGCACGATCGAGCTGCCGCCGCTGCACTACGACACGGGCGACATCGGACGCCTCAGGCCCTACCTGCCGCGCGGCTTCAACGAGTCGATGGATTCCTCACGTGCGACGACCGAATAA